From a single Cyclobacterium marinum DSM 745 genomic region:
- a CDS encoding DUF7255 family protein: MHQQKIDQLVNALEEIEIRCETAINIPFKRNLIEGKGEELLSEGYNDLKGTGDFPLLNQLKLDFKFGKFLFLFDDANHFNRYRLKTLKADVYETFSFSWHGSYLRMCRTFERECLLSGAQDRVWNGPPIASKCFGKSEIPPDLSGNGAAGWKLNAYNDLQYDLVSRLLGYKLIRIPAYENLMIGGKLQRIDKLLLRPNKETLKSVGTWLARKMD; encoded by the coding sequence ATGCACCAACAAAAAATTGATCAATTAGTTAATGCCTTGGAAGAAATTGAGATTCGCTGTGAAACAGCTATCAATATTCCATTTAAAAGAAATTTGATTGAAGGGAAGGGAGAGGAGTTGCTTTCTGAAGGGTACAATGATTTAAAAGGAACCGGAGATTTTCCTTTGCTGAATCAATTGAAGTTAGACTTTAAATTTGGGAAGTTTTTATTTCTTTTTGATGATGCTAATCATTTCAACAGGTACCGGCTTAAAACATTAAAAGCTGATGTTTATGAGACCTTCAGTTTTTCTTGGCATGGGAGCTATTTGCGGATGTGTAGGACTTTTGAAAGAGAATGTCTTTTGTCAGGGGCTCAGGATCGGGTTTGGAATGGCCCACCAATTGCCTCAAAATGTTTTGGTAAATCAGAAATTCCACCGGATCTTTCTGGAAATGGTGCTGCGGGTTGGAAACTAAATGCATACAATGATTTACAATATGATTTGGTTAGTAGGTTATTAGGGTACAAACTAATTAGAATTCCTGCCTATGAAAATCTTATGATAGGAGGAAAGCTGCAGCGCATTGATAAGTTATTATTACGACCAAATAAAGAAACCTTGAAATCAGTAGGTACTTGGCTAGCCAGAAAAATGGACTAG